The following nucleotide sequence is from Catillopecten margaritatus gill symbiont.
GTCAAAAGAAACAACAGACAACAAAGGGTTGAATTGTTCATTTTGCGGCAAAGAGAAATCTGCAGTTGAGCGTTTAGTCGCAGGTCCAGGTGTTTATATTTGTAACGAATGCATTCAATCTTGCCACGGACTACTTGAAGAACAATCTTCGCAAGAAGCCATGGAGGCGCACCAAGATTGGGACTATACACCTAAGCAATTACGCGATTTTTTAAACGAGTATGTGATTGGTCAAGATCATGCGAAAAAAGTTTTATCTGTTGCGGTTTACAACCATTACAAGCGTTTGCAAAGTGGCTATATTTCTAACGATGTTGAATTGGATAAATCTAATATTTTGATGATTGGACCTACAGGTTCAGGCAAAACTTTATTGGCACAAACCTTGGCACGATTGTTAGATGTGCCATTCACAGTTGCCGATGCAACGACTTTAACTGAAGCGGGTTATGTGGGCGATGATGTTGAAAATGTGATTAAAAGTCTGTTATCAAAATGTGATTTTGACGCTGCCCGTGCTGAACGAGGCATTATCTTTATCGATGAAATTGACAAAATTTCTCGCCGCTCAGACTCCCCTTCGATTACCCGTGATGTTTCTGGCGAGGGCGTGCAACAAGCGATGTTGAAACTCATTGAAGGCACAGTTGCCTCAGTGCCACCACAAGGTGGACGCAAACACCCAAATCAAGAAACCATCGATGTGGATACTTCAAAAATTTTGTTTATTTGTGGCGGTGCATTTGATGGCTTAGACAAAGTCATTGGCAGACGTGTTGAAAAAGCCACGGGCATTGGTTTCTCTGCAGATGTAAAGGATTCAAAAGAAGAAAAAACACTCACCGATTTATTCAGTTTAATTGAGCCAGAAGACTTAATTAGTTATGGCTTAATCCCAGAACTAGTCGGTCGTTTGCCCGTGCAAACTGCACTCGGAGAGTTGAGTGAAGATGCATTAATACAAATTCTAACCAAGCCAAAAAATTCGGTCGTGAAGCAATTCCAAGAAATTTTCTCAATGGAAGGCGTTAAATTAACTTTCAGAAAGCCAGCTCTGGTCGCCATTGCCAAATTAGCCATCAAGCGTAAAACGGGGGCGAGGGGTTTGCGTTCTATCTTGGAAGATTTATTGTTGAATACGATGTTTGAATTACCTTCATTGGACAGTGCAAGCGAAGTGGTGATTGACAAGGCAGTAGTTGAAAAAACCAAAGACCCGATTGTTATTTATAAAACGACTGAAAAATCTAAATCCAACAAAACCAAGGTTGTTAAAAAAGCCTCTTAACTTTGGAATTATTTGACAAACAAAAAGAGGCGGTCGGACAAGGTGAACGGACGCTCTTAGTCTATGTTGAATTGCCGACAAATCGACACATTCATAATGGTATGGACGAGTTTGCAGAATTGGCAAAATCTTCTGGATTGACCGTTGTTAAAAATCTAAAAGTCGCACGCAACAGTGCCAAAGCCAAGCATTTTATCGGCTCTGGTAAAGTGGAGGAATTGACAGGATTGGTTCAAGAATTGGAACTTGATTTGGTGATTTTTTCTGCCGAATTGTCTCCCTCACAAGAACGCAATTTAGAGAAAGATTTAGAGTGTCAAGTGATGGACCGCACGGGTTTAATTTTAGATATTTTTTCCCTTAGAGCCAGTTCATTTGAGGGTAAATTACAAGTCGAATTGGCACAACTCAGACACTTATCCACTCGATTAGTTCGAGGCTGGACGCATCTTGAACGCCAAAAGGGCGGTATCGGTATGCGGGGGCCGGGTGAAACGCAATTAGAAACGGATAAGCGACTGATTGCTGTGCGTATCAAAAACATCACCAAGCGACTGGATAAAGTCCATAAACAACGAGATTTAGGGCGTAAGTCTCGTATTAAAAATGAGCTGCCAATGGTGGCGCTGGCAGGTTACACTAACGCTGGAAAATCCACGCTATTTAACACCATTACCAAGGCAGAAGTGTTTGCACATGACCAGCTTTTTGCCACTTTGGATTCCACTATTAGACGGGTGATATTACCCGCTTCAGGTGAGGCAGTAATTGCCGATACTGTTGGCTTTATTCAAGATTTACCTCACGATTTAGTTGCTGCTTTTAAATCCACTTTGGAAGAAACCAGTCAAGCCAATGTCATTCTGCACATCGTTGATGCGGCCGATGAATATAATGTTGAAAAAATTGGGCAAGTAAATGAAATCATTGCCGACATTGACGCTGACAAAGTGCCAAGTATTTTGGTGATGAACAAAATCGACAGCGTAGAAAGCCTCAAACCCCGATTAGACCGTGATGAAAATGGCAGGATTTTCCGTGTCTGGATGTCCGCACAAACGGGTGATGGGCTTGATTTGCTCTATCAAGCACTTGCTGAACAATTGAGCGGAATGATGACCCGTGCTAAAATACAAATTGATGTAAAAAGTGCCTATATTCGCAGTGAAATTCACAATATTGGCTATATCCATAATGAAAAAGTGGATGATTTTGGGCAATGGGTACTTGAAATTAATGTTACTCATCACTATCTATCTAAATTACTAAGTTTAAAAGGTGTAACGCTATTATGGGAACAGAAAACGCAGCAGACATAATCGATTTAAATCAACAATTAGTGCCATTATTGCCTTTGCGTGATGTGGTGCTTTTCCCGCACACTGTTATGCCACTTTTTGTTGGTAGAAAAAGTTCCGTCAATGCCATTACACAGGCGATGGGAACCAATAAATACATTTTTTTAGTCGCACAAAAAAATGAAAAAACCAATGAGCCAACAAATCAAGATTTACACACTGTTGGCACCTTGGCGACGATTTTACAAATGCTAAAACTGCCTGATGGCACCATTAAAGTTTTAGTTGAAGGGGTTAAGCGCGCTGAAATCGAAACATTTGTTGAAGTTGAAGCTGAAGGTTACACCGAAGTCAAAGTGAACGAACTTGATTTAAAAGTTGGAAAAGATGTGGAATTAGAAGCGATGATGCGTTTGGCGTTAGAAAATTTTGAATCTTATATTAAGCTCAACAAAAAAATCCCTGAAGAAGTTTTGACGATGCTTAGAGGTGTAACCGATGTTGAGCGTTTTAGCGACATCATCATTGCTAATCTCACTCTAAAAACCCATGAAAAACAAGACCTTTTAAGTGCCAGCACTGCACAAATTAGATTAGATAAAATTCTCTCCGCCATCCAAGGCGAGATTGATGTTTTAGGCACAGAAAGGAAAATCCAATCTCGCGTGCGTAAACAAATGGAGTCGAACCAAAGAGATTATTATTTGAATGAACAAATGAAGTCCATCCAAAAAGAATTAGGGCAGGCAGAGGACGAAGAAGAAATCGAAGACCTGCAAGCAAAAATCACCAAAGCCAAGATGCCAAAAGATGCAAAAAAACAGGCGGAAGCTGAGCTTAAAAAATTGTCAAGAATGTCATCGCAATCTTCTGATGCCTCCATTATTCGCACTTATATCGAAAATCTTTGTGATGTGCCGTGGAAAAAGAAAACCAAAATCAACAACAATTTAGCCAAAGCGCAAATCATTTTAGACGACGACCACTACGGTTTAGACAAAGTCAAAGAGCGTATTTTAGAGTACCTCGCTGTGCAAACACGGGTAACCCATAATAAAGCCAATATTCTGTGCTTAGTTGGACCCCCAGGTGTTGGTAAAACTTCACTCGGTGAATCCATTGCCAAAGCGGTGAATCGTAAATACATTCGTTTAGCGCTCGGTGGTGTCAGAGATGAGGCAGAAATCCGTGGGCATCGTCGCACCTACATCGGTGCAATGCCTGGATCCATCATCCAAAAAATGCAAAAAGCCAAGGTAAAAAACCCGCTTTTTCTACTTGATGAAATTGAAAAAATGGCATCCGACAACCGTGGCGACCCTGCCAGTGCAATGTTAGAAGTCCTAGACCCAGAACAAAACCACACTTTCAACGACCATTACATCGAAGTTGATTACGATTTATCGCAAGTGATGTTCGTGGCAACCGCAAACACATTAGATTTGCCACAACCCCTCTTAGACAGAATGGAAATCATCGAATTATCAGGCTACACCGAAAATGAAAAATTGGAAATTGCCAAACGCCACTTAATTAGAAAAGCGATGGAAAACAACGGCATTACCGCCAAAGAAATTTCATTCAAAGATTCCGCCATCCTTGACATCATCCGTTACTACACCCGTGAAGCTGGCGTGCGTAATCTCAGTAGAGCCATCAGCACTATTTGCCGCAAAGTCGTTAAAGAAGTGGTTATGAAAAAACGCAAAACCAAAGCCACCATTAGCGATAAAAACCTAGAAAAATACCTAGGCGTTCGCAAACACCGTTTCGGCTTAGCCGAAGAAGAAAGCCAAGTCGGCGAAGTGACGGGTTTAGCCTGGACCTCCGTCGGCGGCGACCTACTCACCATCGAAGCCACCGCCTACAAAGGCAAAGGCAAACTCAACTACACTGGACAACTTGGTGATGTGATGAAGGAATCCATTCAAGCCGCCATGAGTGTCACCCGCACCCGCGCCAAAGAACTCAAGCTTACCAATGACTTCCAAGAAAAACTCGACATTCACATTCATGTTCCTGATGGCTCCACTCCAAAAGACGGCCCAAGCGCTGGTGCCGCTATGTGCACTGCTCTAGTTTCTGTGCTAACAGGCAGAAAAGTCAAAGCCGATGTCGCCATGACCGGAGAAATCACTTTGCGTGGCGAAATCACCCCAATCGGTGGACTTAAAGAAAAAATGTTAGCCGCACTCCGTGGTGGCATCAAAACCGTCATCATTCCTGACGACAATGAACGCGAACTTTCTGAAGTTCCCGACAAAATCAAAGGAAAACTCAATGTCATTAAGGTTAAGTGGATTGATGAAGTGCTTGACATAGCTTTGGAGCCTTGATTTTTTTGGATTGGGGTGGGGTTAGGAAATTTTTTTATAGTTTCTACCGTATACTTTAGCATCATGTCATCAACACCTAAAAACATTCACGCTTATCCAAAATTTTGGCCCCATAAAAAAGGCCTTGTACCTGCGCCGTTGCTACCTATGTCACGCAAAGAAATGAATGATTTAGAATGGGATTGTTGCGATATTATTATCGTTACTGGCGATGCTTATGTTGACCATCCCAGTTTTGGTATGGCCATTATTGGTCGCTTGTTGGAATCTCAGGGATTTCGGGTGGGTATTATTTCTCAACCTGATTGGCATTCAGCAGATGATTTTCGCCAACTGGGAAAGCCTGCACTATTTTTTGCGGTAGCCTCAGGCAATATGGACTCTATGGTGAATCATTACACAGCGGAAAAAAGACCTCGCTCTGATGATGCTTATACTGCAGGTGCAAAAGCAGGAAAACGCCCTGACCGTGCCACCACAGTTTATACCCAGCGTGCCAAAGAGGCCTACAAGGGTGTGCCTGTTATTATTGGTGGTATTGAAGCAAGTTTGAGGCGTATCGCACAATATGACCATTGGTCGCAAACCATTCGTCGCTCAATCTTGCCAGACTCTAAAGCTGATTTACTGCTGTTTGGTAATGCTGAGCGCGCAGTTGTTGAGGTTGCACATCGAGTGGCATCGGGTGAAGAGATAAAACAAATGACCGATATCCGTGGCACCGCTTTTATGCGACAAGGTATTCCTGAAGGCTGGACGGTATTAGACTCAAGTGACATTGACGATGAAAAAAGTTTAAAACACCCACAAACTGACCCCTACGCAGACACTTCTGCTAAAGACGGACAAGGTTGCAGTGATAAAAATAACGAGGCAAGCAAGCAGTTTGAAGTCAAAAAAATTGACCCTAATCAGGGTGCAATACAAGTGCTTGATTTTGCTCAGCGACCAAAAGGTTTAAATCGAGAAAAAACCGTTATTCGCTTGCCTGCTTTCGAGCAGGTGGTAAAAGACCGTTATTTGTATGCACATACCTCGCGTGTTTTTCACCTAGAAACCAATCCAGGTAATGCGCGTGCTTTGGTGCAACGCCATGGTCAGCGTGATGTTTGGCTTAATCCACCACCAATTCCTTTGTCAATGGAAGAATTTGACAGCGTGTTTGAATTGCCTTATACACGCAAGCCACATTCCGCTTATGGCGAACTCAAAATCCCTGCTTTTGATATGATTCGTTTCTCCATTAATATTATGCGGGGTTGCTTTGGTGGATGTACATTTTGTTCTATTACTGAGCATGAGGGGCGTATTATTCAAAGTCGTTCAGAGGATTCGGTGATTCGTGAAATTGAAACTATCCGTGATACTGATGAAGATTTTAAAGGCAACATCTCTGACCTTGGTGGACCAACAGCCAATATGTATCGCCTACAATGCAAGGATGAAAAAATAGAAGCGTCTTGTCGTCGCCTTTCTTGTGTTTATCCAGGTATTTGTTCAAACCTTGGCACCAACCATAAACCACTCACCAAATTGTATCGCCGTGCGCGACAATTAAAAGGCATTAAGCGTATTTTTATTGCCTCAGGTCTGCGTTATGACCTGGCGGTGCGTGACCCTGAATACATTAAAGAACTGGTCACTCACCATGTGGGTGGACGCTTAAAAATTGCCCCAGAACACACGGAAGACAACACTTTATCAAAAATGATGAAACCTGGTATTGGTACTTATCAGCAATTTAAAACCTTATTTGAGCGTTATTCTAAACAAGCTGGAAAAGAACAATACTTAATTCCCTACTTTATCTCATCACACCCTGGTACCAGCGATGAGGACATGTTGAATTTAGCACTTTGGCTTAAACGCAATCACTTCAAGCCTGACCAAGTTCAGGCTTTCATTCCCACACCTTTGGCAATCGCCTCCGCTATGTATCATACTGAGTTAAACCCACTGAAGAAAATCACACGACAATCAGAATCGGTAAAAACCCCACGCAGTGGACAACAGCGAAAACTACACAAAGCCTTCCTGCGTTATCATGACCCTGAAAATTGGAATATCCTACGACAAGGACTAAAGACCATGGGGCGCAGTGATTTAATTGGCAGTGGCGATGATTGCTTAGTACCTTATTCAACAACATCCAGCAAATCAAAACACCAAAACATAAATAGAGGCAAAAAAAACAACGATTTCCATCATCGAATTTCTGTAAAAAAATCTAGGAAGAGGTGAGTTTATAAATTAAGATTTGATGAGTTTGGCATAATAAAAGCCATCAAACTCTCGACAGGGAACTTGTTGTCTACCATGGGTGGCTTCAGTGCCCCAATCAAGGGTGATTTTTTCTTCTGTTGCATTGGGATGGCTTGATAGAAAATTGGCAATTTGCATTTCATTTTCATTTTTTAAAATGGAGCAGGTGGCGTAAAGCAATGTGCCGCCTGATTTAAGAGTTGCCCATAAATTGCTTAAAATTTCTGCTTGCAGGGCAACTAAATTGCTAATATCCTTGGGCTTACGCAAGAGTTTAATGTCGGGGTGGCGACGAATGACACCGGTGGCGGAGCAGGGAGCATCGAGTAGGATTTTGTCGAATAATTTTCCATCCCACCAGTCTTGAGTTTGGGCATTTCCTTGGGAGAGATGGATATTTTTTATTTGAAAGCGGTCAATATTTTCTTGGACGCGAGTTAGGCGATCGTTATCACTGTCAAGGGCAATGATTTTGGACTTTGGAGCGAGTTCGCTGATATGAGTGGTTTTACCCCCTGGGGCACAGCAAGCGTCAAGGATTAAATCGGTGTTTTGTGGGTTAAGTAAATGCCCTGCGAGCTGGGCTGAAGCATCTTGAACGAAGCACGAGCCTTCTGCGAAATGGGGAATATCATAGACATCCATTGCTTTATTTAAGACACGGGCTTGCGGGGTAGCTTCGATTTTTTCAGCATCAAGGTGAGCATCGATGTCGTGCTTTGGATGTAGGCGAAGAGTCATTGGCGCTTGAGTATTATTTTGCGTGAATATTTGTTTAAAATCGTTTGGATAATATTGCTTAATTTTCTTCAGAAGCCAAGTGGGGTGGGAATAATGGGTTTGCTTGAGCAGTTTTTCTTTGTCTCGTTGTATTTGTCGCAAGATGGCATTAACCAAAGGTTTTGCCCATGCTTGGTCGATGAGTTCGGCAACTTTGACGGTTTCAAAAATGCTGGCGTGTTCGGCAACATTGCTGTGTAAGATTTGGTAGGCACCTAGAAGCATTAGACAATGAATATCTAAATCTTCTTTTTCTAGTGAGTGGTTGAGGCGTTCGGTAACGATGTCGTTGAGTTGGTGGTAAAAACGCAGAGTGCCAAACACCAAAGATTTTGTCAGTGAACTAACATCACTTGGATAAGGAAAAGCGGAAAGCGATTTTTTTTCTAAAACAACTGAACAGATTGCCTCTAAAGCAATAACCCTGATATTATTACTTTCCAATTTTTTGTTGAATGATTTGCAAAAGTTCACTAGAAGATACATAGCCAGGCAGGTGTGTGCCATCGGACAGG
It contains:
- the clpX gene encoding ATP-dependent Clp protease ATP-binding subunit ClpX; the encoded protein is MSKETTDNKGLNCSFCGKEKSAVERLVAGPGVYICNECIQSCHGLLEEQSSQEAMEAHQDWDYTPKQLRDFLNEYVIGQDHAKKVLSVAVYNHYKRLQSGYISNDVELDKSNILMIGPTGSGKTLLAQTLARLLDVPFTVADATTLTEAGYVGDDVENVIKSLLSKCDFDAARAERGIIFIDEIDKISRRSDSPSITRDVSGEGVQQAMLKLIEGTVASVPPQGGRKHPNQETIDVDTSKILFICGGAFDGLDKVIGRRVEKATGIGFSADVKDSKEEKTLTDLFSLIEPEDLISYGLIPELVGRLPVQTALGELSEDALIQILTKPKNSVVKQFQEIFSMEGVKLTFRKPALVAIAKLAIKRKTGARGLRSILEDLLLNTMFELPSLDSASEVVIDKAVVEKTKDPIVIYKTTEKSKSNKTKVVKKAS
- the lon gene encoding Lon protease — its product is MGTENAADIIDLNQQLVPLLPLRDVVLFPHTVMPLFVGRKSSVNAITQAMGTNKYIFLVAQKNEKTNEPTNQDLHTVGTLATILQMLKLPDGTIKVLVEGVKRAEIETFVEVEAEGYTEVKVNELDLKVGKDVELEAMMRLALENFESYIKLNKKIPEEVLTMLRGVTDVERFSDIIIANLTLKTHEKQDLLSASTAQIRLDKILSAIQGEIDVLGTERKIQSRVRKQMESNQRDYYLNEQMKSIQKELGQAEDEEEIEDLQAKITKAKMPKDAKKQAEAELKKLSRMSSQSSDASIIRTYIENLCDVPWKKKTKINNNLAKAQIILDDDHYGLDKVKERILEYLAVQTRVTHNKANILCLVGPPGVGKTSLGESIAKAVNRKYIRLALGGVRDEAEIRGHRRTYIGAMPGSIIQKMQKAKVKNPLFLLDEIEKMASDNRGDPASAMLEVLDPEQNHTFNDHYIEVDYDLSQVMFVATANTLDLPQPLLDRMEIIELSGYTENEKLEIAKRHLIRKAMENNGITAKEISFKDSAILDIIRYYTREAGVRNLSRAISTICRKVVKEVVMKKRKTKATISDKNLEKYLGVRKHRFGLAEEESQVGEVTGLAWTSVGGDLLTIEATAYKGKGKLNYTGQLGDVMKESIQAAMSVTRTRAKELKLTNDFQEKLDIHIHVPDGSTPKDGPSAGAAMCTALVSVLTGRKVKADVAMTGEITLRGEITPIGGLKEKMLAALRGGIKTVIIPDDNERELSEVPDKIKGKLNVIKVKWIDEVLDIALEP
- the rsmB gene encoding Ribosomal RNA small subunit methyltransferase B, whose amino-acid sequence is MESNNIRVIALEAICSVVLEKKSLSAFPYPSDVSSLTKSLVFGTLRFYHQLNDIVTERLNHSLEKEDLDIHCLMLLGAYQILHSNVAEHASIFETVKVAELIDQAWAKPLVNAILRQIQRDKEKLLKQTHYSHPTWLLKKIKQYYPNDFKQIFTQNNTQAPMTLRLHPKHDIDAHLDAEKIEATPQARVLNKAMDVYDIPHFAEGSCFVQDASAQLAGHLLNPQNTDLILDACCAPGGKTTHISELAPKSKIIALDSDNDRLTRVQENIDRFQIKNIHLSQGNAQTQDWWDGKLFDKILLDAPCSATGVIRRHPDIKLLRKPKDISNLVALQAEILSNLWATLKSGGTLLYATCSILKNENEMQIANFLSSHPNATEEKITLDWGTEATHGRQQVPCREFDGFYYAKLIKS
- the hflX gene encoding GTPase HflX encodes the protein MELFDKQKEAVGQGERTLLVYVELPTNRHIHNGMDEFAELAKSSGLTVVKNLKVARNSAKAKHFIGSGKVEELTGLVQELELDLVIFSAELSPSQERNLEKDLECQVMDRTGLILDIFSLRASSFEGKLQVELAQLRHLSTRLVRGWTHLERQKGGIGMRGPGETQLETDKRLIAVRIKNITKRLDKVHKQRDLGRKSRIKNELPMVALAGYTNAGKSTLFNTITKAEVFAHDQLFATLDSTIRRVILPASGEAVIADTVGFIQDLPHDLVAAFKSTLEETSQANVILHIVDAADEYNVEKIGQVNEIIADIDADKVPSILVMNKIDSVESLKPRLDRDENGRIFRVWMSAQTGDGLDLLYQALAEQLSGMMTRAKIQIDVKSAYIRSEIHNIGYIHNEKVDDFGQWVLEINVTHHYLSKLLSLKGVTLLWEQKTQQT